From a region of the Emcibacter sp. SYSU 3D8 genome:
- a CDS encoding TonB-dependent receptor, which translates to MAIDHGLLKTLWISPTLLAVSGIALSAGSAFAQNTPDPAPASSGRSVIEQVVVTTKQGQQDVQEIPVSMTAVTGEQLQQSFAQDLRDVTQFAPNVSLEPVGIFQNSASFYIRGQGTADIESASDPKVSIFIDGVYQARVSTALSDFLDVSQVQILRGPQGTEFGHNTVAGAVVVEHNKPDTEDASISGSVLVGQFGRMDVKGVVNVPLVEGKAAVRVAAKSTNFDGFWLNSFNNEKRGANDRLTFNPSIRFTPNDNLEVIVRGEYSRIRDDSYPTQSHNYCRQSTLQALGDGGFGPNAANDLVILGEFLFANVVQGKDVLTSAAQADALCGKPIEDVTVKEEYTFYNEEERGNFANNDIWGITGEMNYIIPDIGTISYVGNYRSVEESIRFIIETSAMDMFAGTRDQEHFQTTHELRFASDFSEVFDFVAGLYYFKQEYTMLQQSYGTLFEPNILFGPFSGTTFTHPDSNSQGGWSNQVNESYAAYVTGNWHVTDKLTLTAGVRYTHESKTFEHCGVGAGDPTADFVHDASGCNNVPTWTPDLTQPTFLIAGAGTPRLALAPAYGFDASGGLEGGCRPVMTGNPADGQIFCNNRLQGKASWSNFSPRVGIKYEFNDDLMTFATWSRGFRSGGFNGRATTPTTIGPFNPERADNFEVGMKSEWFDNRLQLNLNGFWTITNGLQQGFIRPSQGAGGQETVVANIGSVTNRGFEVEWSTIPVEGLNIFGSIGFLDTNQKGYCTDGDGFSGTDPNNPPPPPFDFLEQCADAEAVYNEIGQFLGWLVPTDNSNLVPGPRTSKWTLSFGASYDVPVGNLGTLTFAADALYRTRQFISASTAAELDGVHQFNGTFLDHYRQANWIINASIGFREMQNRYRVSFFVKNITNELYNQATTNVGGLFEFRVPNQRRHWGLELSFDL; encoded by the coding sequence ATGGCCATCGATCATGGCTTGCTCAAGACGCTTTGGATTTCGCCTACATTACTTGCCGTCTCCGGCATCGCCCTAAGCGCCGGCAGCGCCTTTGCCCAGAATACGCCGGATCCCGCCCCGGCATCGAGCGGCCGCTCAGTCATCGAACAGGTCGTCGTCACCACCAAGCAGGGTCAGCAGGACGTTCAGGAAATACCGGTGTCCATGACCGCGGTCACCGGCGAGCAACTACAGCAGTCCTTTGCGCAGGATCTACGCGACGTCACCCAGTTCGCGCCAAACGTGTCGCTTGAACCGGTCGGCATCTTCCAGAATTCGGCCTCGTTCTATATCCGGGGACAAGGCACGGCCGACATCGAATCCGCCTCCGACCCGAAAGTGTCGATCTTCATCGACGGCGTCTATCAGGCGCGCGTCTCCACCGCCCTCTCGGATTTCCTGGACGTGTCGCAGGTCCAGATCCTGCGCGGGCCGCAAGGCACCGAGTTTGGCCACAACACGGTGGCCGGCGCCGTCGTCGTCGAGCACAACAAGCCCGACACCGAAGACGCCAGCATCTCCGGTTCGGTGCTGGTGGGCCAGTTCGGCCGCATGGACGTCAAGGGCGTGGTCAATGTGCCGCTCGTCGAGGGCAAGGCCGCCGTCCGAGTCGCCGCCAAGTCCACGAATTTCGACGGCTTCTGGCTCAACTCGTTCAACAACGAGAAGCGCGGCGCGAACGACCGCCTGACCTTCAACCCGTCGATCCGGTTCACCCCCAACGACAACCTGGAAGTCATCGTTCGCGGCGAATACAGCCGTATCCGCGATGATTCCTACCCGACCCAGTCGCACAATTACTGCCGTCAGAGCACGCTCCAGGCGCTCGGCGACGGCGGTTTCGGCCCCAACGCGGCCAACGACCTGGTCATTCTGGGCGAGTTCCTGTTCGCCAACGTGGTTCAGGGCAAGGACGTCCTGACCTCTGCCGCCCAGGCCGACGCGCTGTGCGGCAAGCCCATCGAAGACGTTACCGTGAAGGAGGAATACACCTTCTATAACGAAGAGGAGCGCGGCAACTTCGCCAACAACGACATCTGGGGAATCACCGGCGAGATGAATTACATCATCCCCGACATCGGCACGATCTCCTATGTGGGCAATTACCGCTCTGTCGAGGAAAGCATCCGCTTCATCATCGAGACCTCGGCCATGGACATGTTCGCTGGAACGCGCGACCAGGAGCATTTCCAGACCACCCACGAGCTGCGCTTCGCGTCGGACTTTTCCGAGGTTTTCGACTTCGTTGCCGGTCTCTACTACTTCAAGCAGGAATACACCATGCTGCAGCAGTCCTACGGGACGCTGTTCGAGCCCAACATCCTGTTTGGGCCGTTCTCGGGCACCACATTCACCCACCCGGACTCCAACAGCCAGGGCGGTTGGAGCAACCAGGTCAACGAGTCCTACGCCGCTTACGTCACCGGCAACTGGCATGTGACCGACAAGCTGACCCTCACCGCAGGCGTCCGCTACACCCATGAATCGAAGACTTTCGAGCATTGTGGCGTCGGCGCCGGCGATCCGACCGCCGACTTTGTCCACGATGCCTCGGGCTGCAACAACGTGCCGACATGGACGCCGGACCTGACCCAGCCGACCTTCCTGATCGCCGGTGCCGGCACACCGCGCCTGGCGTTGGCCCCCGCCTACGGCTTCGACGCCAGTGGCGGCCTGGAGGGCGGATGCCGTCCGGTGATGACCGGCAACCCGGCCGATGGCCAGATCTTCTGTAACAACCGCCTGCAGGGCAAGGCGTCGTGGAGCAATTTCAGCCCGAGGGTGGGTATCAAATACGAATTCAACGACGACCTGATGACCTTCGCAACCTGGAGTCGCGGCTTCCGGTCCGGCGGCTTCAACGGACGCGCCACCACGCCCACCACCATCGGACCGTTCAATCCCGAACGCGCCGATAATTTCGAGGTCGGCATGAAGTCGGAATGGTTCGACAACCGGCTGCAGCTCAACCTCAACGGCTTCTGGACCATCACCAATGGCCTGCAGCAGGGCTTCATCCGTCCGTCGCAAGGCGCTGGCGGCCAGGAGACCGTCGTCGCCAATATCGGTTCCGTGACCAATCGCGGCTTCGAGGTCGAATGGTCGACCATCCCGGTCGAGGGCCTCAATATCTTCGGCTCCATCGGCTTCCTCGATACCAACCAGAAGGGGTACTGCACCGACGGTGACGGCTTCAGCGGCACCGATCCCAACAATCCGCCGCCGCCGCCCTTCGATTTCCTCGAGCAGTGCGCCGACGCGGAAGCCGTGTACAACGAGATCGGCCAGTTCCTCGGCTGGCTGGTGCCAACCGACAATTCCAATCTGGTCCCGGGGCCGCGCACCTCCAAGTGGACGTTGTCCTTCGGCGCCAGCTACGATGTGCCGGTTGGCAATCTCGGCACGCTGACCTTCGCCGCCGATGCGCTGTACCGCACCAGGCAATTCATCTCGGCCTCGACCGCGGCCGAGCTGGACGGCGTGCACCAGTTCAACGGCACGTTCCTCGACCACTACCGCCAGGCCAACTGGATCATCAACGCATCGATCGGTTTCCGCGAGATGCAGAACCGTTACCGGGTGTCGTTCTTCGTCAAGAACATCACCAACGAACTCTACAATCAGGCCACGACCAATGTGGGCGGGCTGTTCGAGTTCCGCGTACCGAACCAGCGCCGCCACTGGGGCCTGGAACTGAGTTTCGACCTCTAG
- a CDS encoding efflux RND transporter periplasmic adaptor subunit: MRDIRKIGVAAVAALVVAAGVYWGMVRDGDPASAVPAAGRTVIVEAAPVQVRPVQQEVNAIGTLRSEDSIVMRPELAGVVTAIGFKEGQPVRKGQLLVALDGSIHEAELAQAQASLTLSRANNDRTAELLAKGAASQRTRDENLSKMRMDEATLALARARLAKTRITAPYDGVAGLRKVAVGDYVTPGQDLVTLDVIDPIKLEFRVPEIYLAHVAMGQTVTFQLDALPGQTFKAEVYAIDPQVDVDGRSLAIRARADNSGRTLRPGLFARASLGLARHENAILIPEEAIIPQGTDHFVYKVTGGKAAMTQVKTGIRRDGVVEIVSGLGAADTVVTAGQLKLHDGAAVNVRSASAD, translated from the coding sequence ATGCGGGACATCAGGAAAATCGGCGTCGCTGCCGTTGCCGCGCTGGTCGTGGCCGCCGGCGTCTATTGGGGCATGGTGCGCGACGGCGACCCGGCCAGCGCGGTTCCGGCCGCCGGCAGGACGGTCATCGTCGAGGCGGCGCCGGTCCAGGTCCGGCCGGTACAGCAGGAGGTCAACGCCATCGGCACCTTGCGATCAGAGGATTCGATCGTCATGCGGCCCGAACTGGCAGGCGTGGTGACGGCCATCGGCTTCAAGGAAGGACAGCCGGTGCGCAAGGGACAGCTGCTGGTCGCCCTCGACGGCTCGATCCACGAGGCCGAATTGGCGCAGGCTCAAGCCAGCCTTACCCTGAGCCGGGCAAACAACGATCGCACCGCCGAACTCCTCGCCAAGGGCGCCGCCTCGCAGCGGACCCGCGACGAAAACCTGTCGAAGATGCGCATGGACGAAGCGACCCTTGCCCTTGCCCGCGCGCGGCTGGCAAAGACACGGATCACCGCGCCCTATGACGGCGTGGCCGGCCTGCGCAAGGTGGCCGTCGGCGACTACGTCACGCCCGGGCAGGATCTGGTGACGCTCGATGTCATCGACCCGATCAAGCTCGAGTTCCGGGTGCCGGAGATTTATCTCGCCCACGTCGCCATGGGCCAGACCGTGACGTTCCAGCTCGACGCCCTGCCCGGCCAGACCTTCAAGGCCGAGGTCTACGCCATCGATCCGCAGGTCGATGTCGACGGCCGCAGCCTGGCGATCCGCGCCCGCGCCGACAATTCCGGCCGGACACTGCGCCCTGGCCTGTTCGCCCGCGCCTCGCTGGGCCTGGCACGGCACGAAAACGCCATCCTGATTCCCGAAGAAGCCATTATCCCGCAGGGCACCGACCATTTCGTCTACAAGGTGACCGGTGGCAAGGCCGCCATGACCCAGGTCAAGACCGGCATCCGCCGCGACGGCGTGGTCGAGATCGTGTCCGGCCTGGGCGCTGCGGACACGGTGGTGACCGCCGGCCAGCTCAAGCTGCATGACGGCGCGGCGGTGAATGTCAGGAGCGCCTCGGCGGACTGA
- a CDS encoding efflux RND transporter permease subunit, producing MNISELSIRRPVFATVINVLVVLLGLIAFDRLSVREYPDIDEPVVSVETRYPGASAKVIESQVTIPLEEELAGIEGIDFISSISRAEKSEITIRFKLDRDEDAAASDVRDRVSRARGQLPNDIDEPVIGKVEADAGALIWVVFYSDRFDQLVVTEAADRLVKDRLQVLPGVAKVIYYAPRYYAMRIWLDRTRLAAYGLTPADVEDALRQQNVEIPAGRIESNEREFTVLAETDLNTPKEFEQIVLKDADGYLVRIKDVAKVELGAEENREIARYSGRPATALGVVKQGKANPLAVADEVHAILPELLKSLPDGITGEVNWDKSVYVKASIDAVYVTIIEAFVLVLAVIFLFLGSWRATLIPLLTIPIALTGGFFLIFAFGFSINSLTLLALVVAIGLVVDDAIIMMENVYRHMENGEPRREAALKGSKEIGFAIIAMTLTLVAVFAPVAFTPGRTGKLFTEFALTLAGAVLISGFVALTLTPMMCSKMLSMKERESGWLSRRIDRVFSALTTNYRRALTAAMKRRNAIFLLAGCIAAGTAFLYSTLKHELSPQEDRGFFVGYFLGPEGATPEYMNKYAAELEKLYIGSPDIQSNFYTAVGRPTINQGYSFVLLTPWKDRGRSSLEIQKELAPKMAAVPGVIALPNNPGSFGSSPQDANIDFVIQTTGSYEELNAVADKVMERASKVPGFSALRNDLKLNKPELKINVNRNKAAATGVRVDDVGRTLETMLGSREVTHFKRGNKQYDVVLKIEDVDRRNPEHLRTIFVRNQDGQMIPLESLVDMTESVTPRELNHFNKLRSSTITANLTPDYNLGDALDVLERTTREVAPGMQIDYKGNAREFKQSGASMAITFLLALGFIYLFLSAQFESFIDPLIIMLTVPLAIGGALATMKLTGGTLNVYSQIGLIALIGLITKHGILIVEFANRQIEQGQPKVEAVIEAAVLRLRPILMTTGAMVLGAVPLAIATGAGSESRHEIGWALVGGMTFGTAFTLFIVPAFYTLLSRRKPEPAAKVTPGGAAMPAE from the coding sequence ATGAATATTTCGGAACTCAGCATCCGCCGGCCGGTTTTTGCGACCGTGATCAATGTGCTGGTGGTTCTGCTGGGGCTGATCGCCTTCGATCGCCTGTCCGTGCGCGAATACCCCGACATCGACGAACCCGTGGTCAGCGTCGAGACCCGTTATCCCGGCGCCAGCGCCAAGGTCATCGAATCCCAGGTGACCATTCCGCTCGAGGAAGAACTGGCCGGCATCGAGGGTATCGATTTCATCAGTTCGATCAGCCGGGCGGAAAAAAGCGAGATCACCATCCGCTTCAAGCTGGACCGCGACGAGGATGCCGCCGCCAGCGACGTGCGCGACCGCGTCTCCCGCGCCCGCGGCCAGCTGCCCAATGACATCGACGAGCCGGTGATCGGTAAGGTCGAGGCCGACGCCGGCGCGCTGATCTGGGTGGTGTTCTACAGCGACAGATTCGACCAGCTCGTCGTCACTGAAGCGGCCGACCGGCTGGTAAAAGACCGGCTGCAGGTGCTGCCCGGCGTCGCCAAGGTGATCTATTACGCTCCGCGCTACTATGCCATGCGCATCTGGCTCGACCGGACCCGCCTCGCCGCCTATGGGCTGACACCCGCCGACGTCGAGGACGCGCTGCGCCAGCAGAACGTGGAGATTCCGGCCGGCCGCATCGAGAGCAACGAGCGCGAGTTCACCGTGCTCGCCGAGACCGACCTCAACACGCCCAAGGAATTCGAGCAGATCGTGCTCAAGGACGCCGACGGCTACCTGGTCCGCATCAAGGACGTGGCCAAGGTCGAGCTGGGTGCCGAGGAAAATCGCGAGATCGCCCGCTATTCCGGCCGTCCCGCCACCGCGCTGGGCGTGGTCAAGCAGGGCAAGGCCAATCCGCTGGCGGTGGCCGACGAGGTCCACGCCATCCTGCCCGAGTTGCTGAAGTCGCTGCCCGACGGCATCACCGGCGAGGTCAACTGGGACAAGTCCGTCTACGTGAAGGCGTCCATCGACGCCGTCTACGTCACCATCATCGAGGCCTTCGTGCTGGTGCTGGCGGTCATCTTCCTGTTCCTCGGGTCCTGGCGTGCGACCCTGATCCCGCTGCTGACCATTCCGATCGCGCTGACCGGCGGATTCTTCCTGATCTTCGCCTTCGGGTTCAGCATCAACTCGCTGACCCTGCTCGCCCTCGTGGTTGCCATCGGCCTCGTCGTCGACGACGCCATCATCATGATGGAGAACGTCTACCGGCACATGGAGAACGGCGAACCCCGGCGCGAGGCGGCGCTGAAGGGCAGCAAGGAAATCGGCTTCGCCATCATTGCCATGACCTTGACCCTGGTCGCCGTGTTCGCGCCCGTGGCGTTCACGCCCGGCCGCACCGGCAAGCTGTTCACCGAGTTCGCGCTGACCCTGGCCGGCGCGGTACTGATCTCGGGCTTCGTCGCCCTGACGCTCACGCCCATGATGTGCTCGAAGATGCTGAGCATGAAGGAGCGCGAAAGCGGCTGGCTTTCGCGCCGTATCGACCGGGTGTTCAGCGCCCTGACCACCAATTATCGCCGCGCGCTGACGGCAGCCATGAAGCGGCGTAATGCCATCTTCCTGCTGGCCGGCTGCATCGCCGCGGGCACGGCGTTCCTGTATTCCACGCTCAAGCACGAGCTGTCGCCGCAGGAGGACCGCGGCTTCTTCGTCGGCTATTTCCTCGGCCCCGAGGGCGCGACGCCGGAATACATGAACAAATACGCCGCCGAACTCGAGAAGCTCTACATCGGCAGCCCGGACATCCAGTCGAATTTCTATACCGCGGTGGGCCGCCCGACCATCAACCAGGGCTATTCCTTCGTGCTGCTGACACCGTGGAAGGATCGTGGCCGCAGCTCGCTCGAGATCCAGAAGGAGCTGGCGCCCAAAATGGCGGCAGTGCCGGGCGTGATCGCCCTGCCGAACAATCCGGGCTCGTTCGGCAGCTCGCCCCAGGACGCCAATATCGATTTCGTGATCCAGACCACCGGCAGCTATGAGGAACTCAATGCGGTGGCCGACAAGGTCATGGAGCGGGCATCCAAGGTTCCCGGCTTCTCGGCGCTGCGTAATGACCTGAAGCTCAACAAGCCCGAGCTGAAAATCAACGTGAACCGCAACAAGGCGGCGGCCACCGGCGTGCGCGTCGACGATGTGGGCCGGACGCTGGAAACCATGCTGGGCAGCCGCGAGGTCACCCATTTCAAGCGCGGCAACAAGCAATACGACGTCGTGCTGAAGATCGAGGACGTCGACCGGCGCAATCCCGAGCACCTGCGGACCATCTTCGTGCGCAACCAGGACGGCCAGATGATCCCGCTGGAGAGCCTGGTCGACATGACGGAATCGGTCACGCCGCGCGAGCTCAATCACTTCAACAAGCTGCGATCCTCGACCATCACAGCCAATCTGACGCCGGACTACAATCTGGGCGATGCGCTGGACGTGCTGGAGAGAACCACCCGTGAAGTCGCGCCCGGCATGCAGATCGACTACAAGGGCAACGCCCGGGAATTCAAGCAATCGGGCGCCAGCATGGCCATCACCTTCCTGCTGGCGCTGGGTTTCATCTACCTGTTCCTGTCGGCCCAGTTCGAGAGTTTCATCGACCCGCTGATCATCATGCTGACCGTGCCGCTGGCCATCGGCGGCGCGCTGGCCACCATGAAGCTCACCGGCGGCACCCTCAACGTCTACAGTCAGATCGGCCTGATCGCCCTCATCGGGCTGATCACCAAGCACGGCATCCTGATCGTCGAGTTTGCCAACCGGCAGATCGAGCAGGGCCAGCCCAAGGTCGAGGCGGTGATCGAGGCGGCGGTGCTGCGGCTGCGCCCCATCCTGATGACCACGGGCGCCATGGTGCTGGGCGCGGTCCCGCTTGCCATCGCCACCGGCGCAGGCTCCGAAAGCCGCCACGAGATCGGCTGGGCGCTGGTCGGCGGCATGACCTTCGGCACCGCCTTTACCCTGTTCATCGTCCCGGCGTTCTACACCCTGCTGTCACGGCGCAAGCCGGAACCGGCCGCGAAGGTCACGCCCGGCGGCGCGGCAATGCCGGCGGAATAG
- a CDS encoding serine hydrolase → MRLLAAVLILMLAGAGPAQALTPLPPQRDDVPWPAMDWPEGPPQPDVDTATLDGLLRRAWAESETVPGLRAVIIIHRGVLVAEGYAPGFDRNRKFLSQSVAKTVLGALAGIAVGGGTLDLDGPAPVPAWADPGDPRHAISIRNLLRMNDGLDFNEAYFNPFTSDVLPMLFGRARGDMAGFAASRPLKTPPGTRWSYSSGTANLLSGIVRDAAGGTREAYLAFMKRELFDPIGMASAEPEFDAAGTFVGSSWLHATARDWARFGLLMLRGGVWDGRRILPEGWVDFMRTPQPDGDYGAMTWLNTRQPMRLPTIPADAFMASGHRGQVIAMIPSKDLVVVRFGRTGYARYEALYNWLGQVMAAFPDVSQSGVNP, encoded by the coding sequence ATGCGGTTGCTGGCGGCAGTGCTGATCCTGATGCTGGCCGGGGCTGGCCCGGCGCAGGCGCTCACGCCGCTGCCACCGCAACGGGACGATGTGCCCTGGCCCGCCATGGACTGGCCCGAAGGGCCGCCACAGCCTGATGTGGATACCGCGACACTGGATGGTCTCCTTCGCCGCGCATGGGCCGAGAGCGAGACCGTGCCGGGCCTGCGGGCGGTGATCATCATCCATCGCGGCGTGCTGGTCGCCGAGGGCTATGCGCCCGGGTTCGACCGCAACAGGAAATTCCTGTCGCAGTCGGTCGCCAAGACCGTGCTGGGGGCGCTTGCCGGTATCGCCGTGGGGGGCGGAACGCTTGACCTCGACGGCCCCGCGCCGGTTCCGGCCTGGGCCGATCCAGGCGACCCACGCCATGCGATCTCTATCCGCAACCTGCTGCGGATGAACGACGGCCTCGACTTCAACGAGGCCTATTTCAACCCGTTCACCTCGGACGTCCTGCCCATGTTGTTCGGCAGGGCGCGGGGGGACATGGCCGGTTTCGCGGCAAGCCGCCCGCTGAAGACGCCGCCGGGCACACGGTGGTCCTATTCCAGCGGCACGGCCAATCTGCTGTCGGGCATCGTGCGCGATGCGGCCGGCGGCACGCGGGAGGCCTATCTGGCCTTCATGAAGCGCGAATTGTTCGATCCCATCGGCATGGCCAGCGCCGAGCCTGAATTCGACGCGGCCGGGACTTTCGTGGGCTCGTCCTGGCTGCATGCGACGGCAAGGGACTGGGCGCGTTTCGGGCTTCTGATGCTGCGCGGCGGGGTGTGGGACGGCCGGCGGATTTTGCCGGAAGGCTGGGTCGATTTCATGCGCACGCCGCAGCCGGACGGCGATTACGGCGCCATGACCTGGCTGAACACCCGGCAGCCCATGCGCCTGCCGACCATTCCCGCCGACGCGTTCATGGCAAGCGGCCACCGCGGGCAGGTGATCGCCATGATCCCGTCGAAGGATCTGGTGGTGGTGCGGTTCGGGCGCACCGGCTATGCCCGCTACGAGGCGCTGTACAACTGGCTGGGCCAGGTGATGGCGGCGTTTCCGGATGTCTCGCAATCTGGCGTAAATCCTTGA
- a CDS encoding nuclear transport factor 2 family protein: MDADIQKVIDDYKIRQVLYRYTRGIDRGDAELVSSVYDEESTDDHGGYKGPGKAFGPYVTKALAEHTESTSHTLNQSIIDIHHETAKSETWFVAYHVRKDGDTTYLDRFGGRYLDKLKKRNGEWLIIKRVVVRDWSTTEKVEGSYYKAEDFEPGKRSKEDLAYTLS; encoded by the coding sequence ATGGACGCGGACATCCAGAAGGTGATCGACGACTACAAGATCCGGCAGGTGCTGTACCGCTACACGCGCGGTATCGACCGGGGTGACGCCGAGCTGGTCAGCTCGGTCTATGACGAGGAATCCACCGACGACCACGGCGGCTACAAGGGCCCAGGCAAGGCGTTCGGACCCTATGTGACCAAGGCGCTGGCCGAGCACACGGAATCAACCTCGCACACGCTCAACCAGTCGATCATCGATATCCATCACGAGACCGCCAAGTCCGAGACCTGGTTTGTTGCCTATCACGTGCGCAAGGATGGCGACACCACCTATCTGGACCGGTTCGGCGGCCGGTACCTGGACAAGCTGAAGAAGCGTAACGGTGAGTGGCTGATCATCAAGCGGGTGGTGGTGCGCGACTGGAGCACGACCGAAAAGGTGGAAGGCTCGTACTACAAGGCCGAGGATTTCGAGCCCGGCAAGCGCTCGAAGGAAGACCTGGCCTATACCCTGTCGTGA
- a CDS encoding SDR family oxidoreductase: MANNKVLVAGATGLVGRAAIEEFSARGWDVVGVSRRIPDDLDASAELISVDLTDRDACARAIGAMADVTHLVFAALYEKPGLFAGWRERDQMETNLAMLANLFEPLERAAKDLRQVSILQGTKAYGAHFKPIEVPARENRPRDNHENFYWLQEDYLRERQPGKAWTWTVIRPQIVFGHAVGAPMNPIAAIGVYAAIRRELGLPLSYPGGPPVVMEAADARIVARMLAWAAHEPACGNQIFNVTNGDVFTWPGVWPAIARCFGMDPGKPESLFLAEEMPKYEAVWQDLVRRHGLRPHSIKELVGDSFHYVDGIGATGRDRAPPPAIVSTIKARQMGFHDCIDTEDMFAHWFDRLRALKILPPL; encoded by the coding sequence ATGGCAAACAACAAGGTGCTGGTGGCCGGCGCGACCGGCCTGGTGGGACGTGCCGCGATCGAGGAGTTCTCGGCGCGGGGTTGGGATGTGGTCGGTGTCTCGCGGCGCATTCCCGACGACCTCGATGCGAGCGCCGAGCTGATCTCGGTCGACCTGACCGACCGTGACGCCTGCGCCCGCGCAATTGGCGCGATGGCGGACGTCACGCACCTGGTTTTCGCCGCGCTCTACGAAAAGCCCGGCCTGTTCGCCGGCTGGCGCGAGCGCGACCAGATGGAAACCAACCTGGCCATGCTGGCCAATTTGTTCGAGCCGCTGGAGCGGGCGGCGAAGGACCTGCGTCAGGTATCCATCCTGCAAGGCACCAAGGCCTATGGCGCCCACTTCAAGCCCATCGAGGTGCCTGCCCGCGAGAACCGGCCGCGCGACAACCACGAGAACTTCTACTGGCTGCAGGAGGACTACCTGCGCGAGCGCCAGCCCGGCAAGGCCTGGACCTGGACGGTGATCCGGCCGCAGATCGTGTTCGGCCACGCCGTCGGCGCGCCGATGAACCCCATCGCCGCCATCGGCGTCTATGCCGCCATCCGCCGTGAACTGGGGCTGCCGCTGTCCTATCCGGGCGGCCCGCCAGTGGTGATGGAAGCGGCCGATGCCCGGATTGTCGCCCGGATGCTGGCCTGGGCGGCGCACGAGCCTGCCTGCGGCAACCAGATATTCAACGTCACCAACGGCGACGTGTTCACCTGGCCTGGCGTCTGGCCCGCCATCGCGCGCTGTTTCGGCATGGACCCCGGCAAACCCGAGAGCCTGTTCCTCGCCGAGGAGATGCCGAAATACGAAGCCGTCTGGCAGGACCTGGTGCGGCGCCACGGCCTCAGGCCGCACTCCATCAAAGAACTGGTCGGCGACTCCTTCCACTATGTCGACGGTATCGGCGCCACCGGCCGCGACCGCGCGCCGCCGCCCGCCATCGTCAGCACCATCAAGGCACGCCAGATGGGCTTCCATGACTGCATCGACACCGAGGACATGTTCGCCCACTGGTTCGACAGGCTGCGGGCGCTGAAGATCCTGCCGCCGCTCTAA